The following proteins are encoded in a genomic region of Odontesthes bonariensis isolate fOdoBon6 chromosome 19, fOdoBon6.hap1, whole genome shotgun sequence:
- the c19h4orf54 gene encoding uncharacterized protein C4orf54 homolog — protein MKTKRSCVEKAAARRRLVHLLQKAGEDLLVKGDETKYVDLELKDTETSRVNSGEDCHFGERNQTSLAVTNSGAGAVCAPGPNCEMGIDTETQKKEDARVVECGEDARDGTPDPSSSFNRCVKKSEDCLKLGDRNARVMTQPDVSKGENNETQQEESHNSDNYLSGRSESDDFEEGEDVSLVLSDDSGPCVTEDESHYITTHEIQLSELSDHEGDFDLGVGSSASWEIEDDNQVYSFVDYSFESAKAAGERGESPRCRSRGAAATVSTLRESDLCDTAKLTSSDESASKPQQPCSGNSGGQIHLSVRTTSRAINDPGNTQEQGNILYHARRSGDMSRYVFRGVDGKAETLCDRAKCFIAAPGRVHFGGKLRGKEVTGYSSGTSSAVSELDDADKEVRNLTARAFKSLAYPYFDAINFSTSSESSASEHGIGINRWSTFVDLKYGNMNMSQGLDQSVVSCQNSRASFEIAKNIDNRGYKGGALASINPPTSKIFTLNGNPKKIQLMGNFGQGHSGVIRLTETLNFRCNVKSGMSPDERRTMRFAQSAAGSRSTDEVTNSLLSSQRRGASKSPSKTMEDTHKKATLASNLIKNVISKKMQFEQERKMERGEISEPYQTPSPCFGHQESGSQKGKGSRELQRQSSRFSESSSDYTMMSLNELGDIVDSGSCDTKSDSRRQDTTAPALETYLEPANEGGIDTKKGALEASKSTLLRSQNSAFRCWKDEELGFQKDHKNDKTAEDKLPSANDKEGEGDRYSVARSKLTKMSHLFVPSIQLLPDDGEIGQQLQSRDYSQCGDGSGIKLRSDNTLYITDSRTVATSKSPEIKINLRSIRDNKTEPFGVSKRRDPNIGSNAASLIRTDDFKCQALAAALKGESSDKVPHFMVRDIRDNKGKLQTPIHQVRDVRKLVKSSYHFVSLDNHENKSNFAPADSHPEQKKQMYYRNLNSVSPIVIKCQSVNTNNTVKQFGNPELIQQESFDPDKSSPEGSKSALSQKAAGGAPLVVSNNSLEGCTGLRVENETAPKKQEKIPDITEKKPESKMASGQGALEKLQAAVKTMEQLYVFERNEWKRRSKPRPLTDSHVLSLIAREEQGGSEEEGARGSNVDKAVRRDSYPNIDKTPPAIAASPGCDSLLRQEDRNLLKAFQTSSSRDDRLAAKSVHALSTTGSKNMFSLSSNFKASTAANIGHANAITPTPFSNKSFVPKSPKLPGSLKISPPRVSGNEGAESKHVESFEHRFLDTSADNENYLTIPVKSHPSSSRQPPFADNTSVYASATQSYPTSPPGHHGSGIRGQEDYNQAPRRSSIVMETRSPEIPSATIYHSLPLGMSTNPSQMYCFSPAMTPAPTMDPFQATQRKMLLDPTTGNYYLVDTPVQPATKRLFDPETGQYVDVPMPQPPMTPVPMPMSPLALSPSAYGHTYMIYPGFMPAPSVIPARTLVQSQMSVPSEAESMEKVSSQQAEGMYMESPFYMATGKSPQAASGAQQPARTNRPPHGFSSVKQPVISITSQQGPRIIAPPSFDGTTMSFVVEHR, from the coding sequence ATGAAGACTAAGCGAAGCTGCGTGGAAAAAGCCGCAGCGCGCCGACGGTTGGTACACCTGCTCCAAAAAGCGGGAGAGGATCTGCTGGTAAAGGGAGACGAAACCAAATACGTCGACTTGGAGTTAAAGGACACGGAGACAAGTCGAGTAAACTCGGGGGAAGATTGTCATTTTGGTGAGAGAAACCAAACGTCTCTCGCTGTTACCAACAGTGGCGCCGGAGCTGTTTGCGCACCGGGACCGAACTGTGAGATGGGGATCGACACGGAGACGCAAAAGAAAGAGGATGCAAGAGTTGTGGAATGTGGAGAAGACGCAAGGGACGGCACTCCTGATCCATCCTCATCATTTAATCGTTGTGTCAAAAAGTCAGAAGATTGCCTGAAACTGGGAGACAGAAATGCGCGCGTCATGACGCAGCCGGACGTCTCCAAAGGAGAAAACAACGAGACACAACAGGAGGAGTCACACAATAGTGATAATTATCTGAGCGGGAGAAGTGAGTCAGATGACTTTGAGGAGGGGGAGGATGTCAGCCTGGTGCTTTCTGATGACTCCGGCCCGTGCGTTACGGAGGACGAGTCCCATTACATTACCACGCACGAGATTCAGCTGTCGGAGCTCTCTGACCATGAGGGGGACTTCGACCTCGGGGTGGGGTCCTCCGCCAGCTGGGAGATCGAGGATGACAACCAGGTGTACTCATTTGTTGATTACTCCTTTGAGAGCGCTAAAGCGGCGGGTGAGAGGGGGGAGAGCCCGCGGTGTCGCTCGCGGGGCGCAGCAGCGACAGTCAGCACTCTGCGTGAAAGTGATCTGTGCGACACGGCCAAGCTGACCAGCTCAGATGAGAGCGCGTCAAAGCCGCAGCAGCCCTGCAGTGGCAACAGTGGGGGACAGATCCACCTGTCAGTCAGAACCACTTCTCGAGCTATAAATGACCCTGGCAACACTCAAGAACAGGGGAATATTCTTTATCATGCCAGGCGCTCCGGAGACATGAGTCGCTATGTGTTTCGGGGAGTTGATGGGAAGGCGGAGACGTTGTGTGACAGGGCGAAGTGTTTCATAGCCGCGCCCGGACGCGTCCACTTTGGCGGCAAATTAAGGGGAAAGGAGGTCACAGGGTACTCCAGCGGTACGTCCAGCGCTGTCAGCGAGCTGGACGATGCTGACAAGGAGGTGCGCAACCTGACAGCCAGAGCCTTCAAGAGCCTGGCTTATCCTTACTTTGATGCCATTAATTTCAGCACCTCCAGTGAGTCCTCAGCATCAGAGCATGGAATAGGGATAAACAGATGGTCCACGTTTGTTGACCTAAAATATGGTAACATGAATATGTCGCAGGGACTAGACCAAAGTGTCGTCTCCTGTCAAAACTCAAGGGCCTCGTTTGAAATCGCCAAAAACATAGACAATAGAGGTTATAAGGGCGGCGCACTGGCAAGCATCAATCCGCCCACCAGCAAAATCTTCACCCTGAATGGCAACCCCAAGAAAATACAGTTGATGGGGAACTTTGGTCAGGGACACAGTGGGGTGATAAGGCTCACGGAGACTCTGAATTTTCGTTGCAATGTCAAATCAGGAATGTCTCCGGACGAAAGACGAACTATGCGCTTTGCACAAAGCGCAGCGGGATCACGTTCCACAGATGAAGTTACCAACAGTTTGCTAAGCAGCCAGAGGAGAGGGGCCAGTAAGTCGCCCTCTAAAACCATGGAAGACACGCATAAGAAAGCAACATTGGCCTCAAATCTGATCAAAAATGTGATTTCTAAGAAGATGCAGTTCGAGCAGGAGCGCAAGATGGAAAGAGGGGAGATAAGTGAGCCGTACCAGACGCCGTCCCCGTGCTTTGGGCACCAGGAAAGCGGCAGTCAGAAGGGGAAGGggagcagagagctgcagagacaGAGCTCCAGGTTTTCTGAGAGCAGCTCTGACTACACTATGATGAGCCTGAATGAATTAGGGGACATCGTGGACAGTGGCTCATGTGATACCAAGAGCGACTCCCGGAGACAAGACACGACCGCTCCTGCTCTAGAAACTTATTTAGAGCCGGCGAATGAAGGTGGAATTGATACTAAAAAAGGCGCATTGGAAGCATCCAAAAGCACGCTGCTTCGCAGCCAAAATAGCGCATTCAGATGCTGGAAGGACGAGGAGCTagggtttcaaaaggatcataAAAACGATAAAACTGCGGAGGACAAGCTGCCTTCAGCTAATGATAAAGAGGGTGAGGGGGATCGGTACTCAGTGGCCAGGAGCAAACTGACTAAAATGTCTCATTTGTTTGTGCCAAGTATCCAACTGCTGCCTGATGACGGAGAAATCGGACAGCAGCTGCAGAGCAGAGATTATTCTCAATGTGGAGACGGAAGCGGGATAAAACTGCGCTCTGACAACACTTTATACATCACAGACTCCAGGACTGTAGCAACATCCAAATCTCCGGAAATTAAAATTAACCTAAGGAGCATAAGAGACAATAAAACGGAACCCTTTGGTGTCTCCAAGCGACGCGATCCTAATATAGGCTCGAACGCTGCCAGCCTTATCAGAACAGATGACTTCAAGTGCCAAGCACTGGCAGCAGCTTTGAAGGGTGAGTCTTCAGATAAAGTTCCGCATTTCATGGTAAGAGACATAAGAGATAACAAGGGGAAGTTGCAAACACCTATTCACCAAGTTAGAGACGTGCGTAAATTGGTTAAAAGCTCATATCACTTTGTTTCTTTGGATAACCACGAAAACAAATCCAACTTCGCCCCTGCTGACAGCCATCCAGAGCAAAAGAAGCAAATGTATTACCGAAATCTTAACTCTGTGTCCCCCATAGTGATAAAATGCCAGTCTGTAAATACTAATAATACTGTGAAACAGTTTGGAAATCCTGAGTTAATTCAACAGGAGTCGTTTGACCCTGACAAATCGTCTCCAGAGGGCTCTAAAAGTGCTCTGTCACAGAaggcagcagggggagcacCATTAGTTGTGTCAAACAATTCCTTAGAGGGATGCACTGGGCTAAGAGTTGAGAACGAAACAGCCCcaaagaaacaggaaaaaatCCCAGATATTACAGAAAAGAAACCTGAGTCAAAGATGGCCTCAGGTCAAGGGGCTTTAGAAAAACTCCAGGCTGCAGTGAAAACCATGGAACAACTGTACGTGTTTGAGAGAAATGAGTGGAAGAGGAGGAGTAAGCCTCGGCCCCTGACAGATAGCCACGTGCTGTCACTGATAGCCAGAGAAGAACAGGGGGGATCTGAGGAGGAAGGGGCACGGGGGTCCAACGTGGATAAGGCAGTCAGAAGAGACTCCTATCCCAACATAGACAAGACCCCACCAGCAATAGCAGCGTCCCCCGGCTGCGACAGCCTGCTGAGGCAGGAGGACAGGAACCTACTTAAGGCCTTTCAGACGTCCAGCAGTCGTGATGACAGGCTGGCTGCTAAGTCAGTGCACGCCCTCAGCACCACAGGAAGCAAAAACATGTTTAGTCTCAGCTCTAACTTCAAAGCCTCCACAGCTGCAAATATTGGCCatgcaaacgccatcacaccaACGCCTTTTAGCAATAAAAGCTTTGTCCCGAAATCTCCCAAACTGCCCGGGTCATTAAAAATCAGTCCGCCCAGGGTGAGTGGAAACGAAGGAGCTGAATCAAAGCATGTGGAAAGTTTTGAGCATCGGTTTTTGGATACATCGGCCGATAACGAGAACTATCTAACCATTCCAGTTAAATCTCACCCCAGCAGCAGTAGACAACCCCCATTTGCCGATAACACATCTGTTTATGCATCTGCAACCCAGTCATACCCGACCTCTCCTCCAGGACACCACGGATCTGGCATCAGGGGCCAGGAGGACTATAACCAGGCGCCGAGACGCTCCAGCATTGTGATGGAGACCCGTTCACCGGAGATTCCTTCTGCTACCATCTATCACTCCTTACCACTGGGGATGTCCACCAATCCATCTCAGATGTACTGCTTTTCCCCAGCAATGACTCCGGCCCCCACTATGGACCCCTTTCAGGCCACCCagaggaagatgctgctggaTCCCACCACTGGAAACTACTACCTGGTGGATACCCCAGTGCAGCCAGCCACAAAGCGCCTCTTTGACCCAGAAACAGGCCAATATGTCGACGTGCCCATGCCGCAGCCTCCCATGACACCTGTGCCCATGCCCATGTCACCACTGGCCCTCAGTCCCTCAGCATACGGTCACACTTACATGATCTACCCCGGCTTCATGCCGGCGCCTTCAGTGATACCCGCCCGAACACTGGTACAGTCCCAGATGTCGGTGCCGTCGGAAGCAGAGAGCATGGAGAAGGTGTCCTCCCAGCAGGCGGAGGGAATGTACATGGAGAGTCCTTTTTACATGGCGACCGGAAAGTCTCCTCAGGCAGCCTCAGGGGCTCAGCAGCCGGCCAGAACCAACAGGCCGCCCCATGGTTTCTCCAGTGTCAAGCAGCCAGTCATCAGTATCACCTCCCAGCAGGGTCCCCGCATCATTGCCCCCCCCTCATTTGACGGGACCACCATGAGCTTCGTGGTGGAGCACAGATGA